In Candidatus Cloacimonas sp., a genomic segment contains:
- a CDS encoding SDR family oxidoreductase, translating to MRQILISGANSQIGSYLAKEYYRQGYKLVLLYHKRNERIEELLDKEGVFSYPVDLCNSEAVKEAVLKAERSLQQTTDTVIHCAAIRSSDALPLYKTEPQQFAEVLQTNMMSTYNILRWTLPAMQENGFGRVIIMGSDVSQKGLKNGSAYAASKAGIVNLVKSVALEMAKYNILINAVSPAPVETNLEEDYSGEYLNFRKRYFAEYLAQAPTGKLVTKEEIKKVIDLLIEENIANLNGKEIIIDGGV from the coding sequence ATGAGGCAGATTTTAATAAGCGGAGCCAATTCTCAGATTGGCAGTTACCTGGCTAAAGAATATTACCGGCAAGGATACAAACTGGTATTACTTTATCATAAACGCAATGAACGCATTGAAGAATTATTAGATAAAGAAGGTGTATTTTCCTATCCTGTTGATTTATGTAATTCCGAAGCTGTAAAAGAAGCAGTTTTAAAGGCGGAACGGTCTCTGCAACAAACAACCGATACTGTAATTCATTGTGCGGCAATTCGCAGTTCGGATGCTTTACCACTTTACAAAACAGAGCCACAGCAGTTTGCTGAAGTGCTGCAAACAAATATGATGAGCACCTATAATATCCTTCGTTGGACCTTACCTGCAATGCAGGAAAACGGTTTTGGCAGAGTAATAATTATGGGAAGCGATGTTAGCCAAAAAGGACTAAAAAATGGTAGTGCTTATGCCGCTTCCAAAGCAGGAATAGTAAATTTAGTAAAAAGCGTGGCATTAGAAATGGCAAAATACAATATTCTCATCAATGCTGTTTCTCCAGCTCCGGTAGAAACCAATCTGGAAGAGGATTACAGCGGAGAGTATTTAAACTTCCGGAAGCGCTATTTTGCAGAATATTTAGCCCAAGCCCCTACCGGCAAATTAGTTACTAAAGAAGAAATTAAGAAAGTTATAGACCTGCTGATAGAGGAGAACATTGCTAATCTCAATGGCAAAGAAATCATTATAGACGGAGGTGTATAA
- the coaBC gene encoding bifunctional phosphopantothenoylcysteine decarboxylase/phosphopantothenate--cysteine ligase CoaBC, whose amino-acid sequence MSGKRILLCVSGGISAYKAIDLASQLNKQGWEVKCVLTENAMKFVTPINFSAITHNSVHTSLFSDIDPIPHITLSSWADLIVVAPATANIIGKAATGIADDLLSTILVASNKPVLFVPAMNVNMYQSLIVQENLRKLKERGNYVLQPETGMLACGVTGEGKYPSNTEVVYAIKTYLNYQTDLQGIKVLLTAGATIEAIDPMRFLSNRSSGKMGFAIARALALRGAEVTLIYGNIQLELPYYLKEAVFCESAAKMYEAAITRYPEMDWLICCAAVADYKPKETKNQKLPKQEELNLELIPTVDILAELGKVKKENQILVGFAAQSDNLIPSALDKYYRKNLDLICANDIRFAGKEDDELIVQGKIKGYPTLPEDPNLNSVVMKGDKFSLAHNLINILKEL is encoded by the coding sequence ATGTCAGGGAAGAGAATATTACTCTGTGTAAGCGGAGGTATCTCTGCTTACAAAGCAATAGATTTAGCCAGCCAGCTAAACAAACAGGGTTGGGAAGTTAAATGTGTGCTAACGGAAAATGCTATGAAATTTGTAACACCTATAAACTTCAGTGCCATAACGCATAATAGTGTGCACACTTCTCTGTTTTCCGATATTGATCCTATTCCTCATATAACCCTATCCTCTTGGGCAGATTTAATTGTTGTAGCTCCCGCAACGGCAAATATAATTGGCAAGGCAGCAACTGGAATTGCCGATGATTTACTTTCCACAATTTTAGTTGCTTCCAATAAACCGGTGCTTTTTGTTCCTGCAATGAATGTGAATATGTATCAGTCCTTAATTGTTCAGGAAAATCTCAGGAAACTAAAGGAGCGGGGAAATTATGTTTTACAACCGGAAACCGGAATGCTTGCCTGTGGCGTTACCGGAGAAGGTAAATATCCTTCCAACACGGAAGTTGTTTATGCTATTAAGACCTATCTGAACTATCAAACTGATTTACAGGGAATTAAGGTTTTGCTTACTGCCGGAGCAACAATTGAAGCAATTGACCCGATGCGTTTTCTCAGTAATCGTTCATCCGGTAAAATGGGTTTTGCGATTGCTCGCGCTTTAGCATTAAGGGGAGCTGAAGTTACTCTTATTTACGGCAATATTCAGCTGGAACTTCCTTATTATTTAAAAGAAGCTGTTTTTTGTGAAAGTGCTGCTAAAATGTATGAAGCAGCTATCACTCGTTACCCTGAAATGGATTGGCTGATATGTTGTGCAGCCGTTGCGGATTATAAACCTAAAGAAACAAAAAACCAGAAACTGCCCAAACAGGAAGAACTAAATCTTGAGCTTATTCCTACAGTAGATATTTTAGCCGAACTGGGAAAAGTGAAAAAGGAAAATCAAATTTTGGTAGGTTTTGCAGCTCAATCCGATAACCTCATTCCAAGCGCTCTGGATAAATATTACCGTAAAAACCTTGATCTTATTTGTGCCAATGATATTCGCTTTGCCGGTAAAGAAGATGACGAACTTATCGTGCAGGGAAAAATTAAGGGCTATCCCACCTTGCCGGAAGACCCCAATCTCAATTCTGTAGTGATGAAAGGGGATAAATTCTCACTGGCTCATAACTTGATTAACATTCTGAAAGAGCTATGA